The Triticum dicoccoides isolate Atlit2015 ecotype Zavitan chromosome 6A, WEW_v2.0, whole genome shotgun sequence genome has a window encoding:
- the LOC119316716 gene encoding serine/threonine-protein phosphatase 7 long form homolog → MGEVPVLLQGPHDAGHRCHLFLKPNTKHDYRPFRLRTIKKTWPIHNHFLAHLDAYGLQGFARLTSCDDQVRSDPSLLTSLVDRWRPETHTFHFRFGELAPTLKDVSMITALPIRGEPVVSPRVSPSWALDIAARLGMEMPESQRSGNPRGIPLVWLRDNFLNLSSFANEETRKRHLFAYLLWLLGNLFSNSHGDVVVPGLIYIAENMVDEPLPEQPKYSFGSAMLSHTYRGLCDATQKTSFAQKAPLLCVAYEFLQLWSWEYLPVGRPRIVQPIYPYDFGEGASATMATRWTKARKRWSPDIAKNCYPMYHQQFEILDEAEVTWNPWTQDQLKMVFDARHFTPGMLTDSAFWLTCCNLLFLWCVEPYNPERVMRQFGLYQEIPPPFPRRIDEETHK, encoded by the coding sequence ATGGGTGAAGTGCCAGTGCTTTTGCAGGGGCCCCATGACGCCGGGCACCGTTGCCACCTATTTTTGAAACCAAATACTAAGCATGATTATCGGCCTTTCAGACTTCGAACCATAAAGAAAACATGGCCAATACACAATCATTTCCTTGCTCACCTTGACGCTTATGGACTACAAGGTTTTGCTAGGCTCACATCATGCGACGACCAAGTACGTTCGGACCCATCCCTTTTGACATCCCTCGTTGACCGGTGGAGACCTGAAACCCACACCTTTCACTTTCGTTTTGGGGAGCTTGCACCTACACTGAAAGATGTTTCTATGATCACTGCTCTACCAATTAGAGGTGAGCCGGTAGTCTCTCCACGAGTGTCTCCATCTTGGGCATTAGATATAGCAGCCCGTCTTGGGATGGAAATGCCAGAATCACAACGTTCTGGTAACCCTCGgggcatcccactcgtctggcttcGTGATAACTTTCTTAATTTATCTAGCTTCGCCAATGAGGAGACGAGAAAAAGACATCTGTTTGCATATTTGTTGTGGCTCCTCGGGAATCTATTTTCAAATTCACATGGGGACGTTGTTGTCCCTGGTCTCATCTACATTGCAGAGAATATGGTAGATGAACCTTTACCCGAGCAGCCAAAATACAGCTTCGGTTCTGCCATGCTATCTCATACATACAGAGGCTTGTGTGATGCCACGCAAAAAACCTCTTTCGCACAAAAAGCTCCATTACTTTGTGTCGCCTATGAGTTTCTACAGTTGTGGTCCTGGGAATACCTCCCTGTAGGACGACCTCGTATAGTACAACCCATATACCCATATGACTTTGGCGAGGGTGCTAGCGCAACTATGGCCACCAGGTGGACAAAGGCACGGAAACGTTGGTCTCCAGATATTGCGAAAAATTGTTACCCTATGTACCACCAGCAGTTTGAGATACTTGATGAGGCAGAAGTCACATGGAACCCGTGGACTCAGGACCAGCTAAAAATGGTCTTTGATGCTCGACACTTCACACCAGGCATGTTGACCGATAGTGCATTCTGGCTGACTTGCTGCAACTTATTGTTCCTGTGGTGTGTTGAACCTTACAACCCAGAGCGTGTAATGAGACAGTTCGGTCTCTATCAAGAAATTCCACCACCTTTTCCCAGACGTATCGATGAGGAAACACATAAGTAA